Proteins encoded within one genomic window of Mycolicibacterium monacense:
- a CDS encoding HAD family hydrolase gives MQTTRERTWCAGRFWWDGARPVAAEVTPLRALVFDLEALTDLDYDVHRVVFNAAFAAHGVPIEWSAARYRRLMVLRDERQRVLAELRNHCVGPECDVLIELLADEICSTKAMMFDEMVLDVGASPRPGLDDLVGDAFAAGVPVAVVTSGRRAWAEPLVRQLVGEGQVETIVTGDDVATPAEAYRYALDELGVTTDRVVALTGTTAGLRTATAAGLATILVGQDSAPRDATAALAVRADYGGADPLRLTTCERLYARSTARRTAPAA, from the coding sequence GTGCAGACAACGCGTGAGAGAACATGGTGTGCGGGCCGGTTCTGGTGGGACGGGGCCCGCCCGGTCGCTGCGGAGGTGACCCCGTTGCGGGCCCTGGTGTTCGACCTGGAGGCGTTGACCGACCTCGACTACGACGTGCACCGCGTGGTGTTCAACGCCGCGTTCGCGGCGCATGGCGTGCCCATCGAGTGGTCGGCGGCCCGGTACCGGCGGCTGATGGTGCTGCGCGACGAACGCCAGCGCGTGCTGGCCGAACTGCGCAACCACTGCGTGGGACCGGAGTGCGACGTGCTGATCGAACTGCTCGCCGACGAGATCTGTTCGACCAAGGCGATGATGTTCGACGAGATGGTGCTCGACGTCGGTGCGAGCCCGCGGCCCGGTCTCGACGACCTCGTGGGTGACGCCTTCGCCGCCGGTGTGCCGGTCGCGGTGGTGACCTCGGGCCGCCGCGCATGGGCCGAGCCGCTGGTGCGCCAACTCGTGGGCGAGGGCCAGGTCGAGACCATCGTCACCGGCGACGACGTGGCGACGCCCGCGGAGGCCTACCGCTACGCCCTCGACGAACTCGGCGTCACCACCGACCGGGTCGTCGCGCTGACCGGCACGACGGCCGGGTTGCGCACGGCGACCGCGGCCGGCCTGGCCACGATCCTGGTCGGGCAGGACAGCGCCCCGCGGGATGCGACCGCGGCGCTGGCGGTGCGGGCCGACTACGGCGGTGCCGATCCGCTGCGGCTCACCACCTGTGAACGGCTGTACGCCCGGTCGACGGCCCGCAGGACAGCGCCCGCGGCATAG
- a CDS encoding response regulator, whose amino-acid sequence MTGGPVRIVLVDDHEMVIEGLKAMLATYADRVAVVGQAVGAERAIGVVADLRPDIVLCDVRMQGASGLDLCLELRGRDPDQKVVMLSVYDDEQYLFQALRVGASGYLLKSISSDELVRQLELAHRGQTAIDPGMAARAVDTAARLQRDEFWPGARQGLTQRESEILSFVVTGLSNRGIANKLVIGEETVKTHLRSIYRKLGVGDRAGAVATALREGIYQ is encoded by the coding sequence ATGACCGGCGGGCCTGTGCGGATCGTCCTGGTCGACGACCACGAGATGGTCATCGAGGGACTCAAGGCCATGCTCGCGACGTATGCCGACCGGGTCGCGGTGGTGGGACAGGCGGTGGGCGCCGAACGCGCGATCGGCGTGGTCGCCGACCTGCGACCGGACATCGTGCTGTGCGACGTCCGGATGCAGGGGGCCAGCGGCCTGGACCTGTGCCTGGAGCTGCGCGGGCGCGACCCGGACCAGAAGGTGGTGATGCTCTCGGTGTACGACGACGAGCAGTACCTGTTCCAGGCGCTGCGGGTGGGTGCGTCGGGCTACCTGCTCAAGAGCATCAGCAGTGACGAGCTGGTCCGCCAGCTCGAGTTGGCCCACCGCGGCCAGACCGCCATCGATCCGGGCATGGCGGCCAGGGCGGTCGACACCGCCGCCCGGCTGCAGCGGGACGAGTTCTGGCCCGGGGCCCGCCAGGGCCTCACCCAGCGCGAGAGCGAGATCCTGTCGTTCGTCGTGACCGGGCTGTCCAACCGGGGTATCGCCAACAAACTGGTGATCGGCGAGGAGACCGTGAAGACCCACCTGCGGTCGATCTACCGCAAACTCGGCGTCGGTGACCGCGCCGGTGCGGTGGCGACGGCGCTGCGCGAGGGGATCTACCAGTGA
- a CDS encoding GAF domain-containing sensor histidine kinase, with amino-acid sequence MTTRALLTADRELALLRELIQAASSGPGVEPLAAAAARMITAATRTDVCFVHVLDDSDRSLTLAGATPPFDSQIGKIRLPLGQGISGWVASHREPVVIGHDKESDPRYMPFQSLRGKDFTSMVSVPMETDPGGLVGVLNVHTVERRDFSERDVELLLVIGRLIAGALHQARLHRQLVARERAHENFVEQVIEAQEIERRRLAGDIHDGISQRLVTLSYRLDAAVRAIDDPQVVSEQLGKARELVALTLGEARAAISGLRPPVLDDLGLAGGLASLARSIPQVQIDTDLTERRLPDHIELALYRIAQECLQNVVKHSGAATARLTFGVADDATGQTARLEIIDDGVGFDTFEHPLGGDEMGGYGLLSMAERAEIVGGRLNIRSRPGAGTAVTATIPLPSVAD; translated from the coding sequence GTGACAACGCGAGCGTTGCTGACCGCCGACCGCGAACTGGCCCTGCTGCGCGAGCTCATCCAGGCGGCCTCGAGCGGGCCGGGGGTGGAGCCGCTCGCGGCCGCGGCCGCCCGCATGATCACCGCGGCCACCCGCACCGACGTCTGTTTCGTCCATGTGCTCGACGACTCCGACCGGTCGCTGACACTGGCCGGGGCCACGCCGCCGTTCGACAGCCAGATCGGCAAGATCCGGCTACCGCTGGGCCAGGGCATCTCCGGCTGGGTGGCCAGCCACCGCGAGCCGGTGGTGATCGGCCACGACAAGGAGTCCGATCCGCGCTACATGCCCTTCCAGTCGTTGCGCGGCAAGGACTTCACGTCGATGGTGTCGGTGCCGATGGAGACCGACCCCGGCGGGCTGGTCGGGGTGCTCAACGTGCACACCGTCGAACGTCGCGACTTCTCCGAGCGCGACGTGGAACTGCTCCTGGTGATCGGCCGGCTCATCGCCGGCGCGCTGCACCAGGCGCGGCTGCACCGGCAGTTGGTGGCGCGCGAACGGGCGCACGAGAACTTCGTCGAGCAGGTGATCGAGGCCCAGGAGATCGAACGCCGACGGCTCGCCGGCGACATCCACGACGGGATCTCGCAGCGGCTGGTGACGCTGTCCTACCGGCTCGACGCCGCGGTCCGCGCGATCGACGATCCGCAGGTGGTGTCCGAACAGCTGGGCAAGGCCCGTGAGCTGGTGGCGCTGACGCTGGGCGAGGCGCGTGCCGCGATCAGCGGGCTGCGTCCGCCGGTGCTCGACGACCTCGGCCTGGCCGGCGGGCTGGCCAGCCTGGCGCGGTCGATCCCACAGGTGCAGATCGACACCGATCTGACCGAACGCCGGCTGCCCGACCACATCGAGCTGGCGCTCTACCGCATCGCGCAGGAGTGTCTGCAGAACGTGGTCAAACACTCCGGCGCCGCCACGGCCCGGCTGACGTTCGGGGTGGCCGACGACGCCACGGGCCAGACAGCGCGGCTCGAGATCATCGACGACGGCGTGGGATTCGACACATTCGAACATCCCCTCGGCGGTGACGAGATGGGCGGATACGGGCTGCTGTCGATGGCCGAACGCGCGGAGATCGTCGGCGGCCGCCTCAACATCCGGTCCCGCCCGGGTGCGGGGACGGCGGTGACGGCGACCATCCCGCTGCCCTCCGTCGCCGACTGA
- a CDS encoding MarR family winged helix-turn-helix transcriptional regulator, with translation MATETAGRPWLTDDEQRAWRAYLAMQQALGRHLHQHLQREFELSDSDFEILVNLSEADGERMRPVDLGAATQWEKSRLSHHLSRMEARGLIRREPGGGRYPVVALTEGGRAALAAGAPANAARVRELFIDVVGADRLEVLRGIADDVVAAVEAHRRTDCTLG, from the coding sequence ATGGCGACCGAAACTGCTGGGCGGCCATGGCTCACCGACGACGAGCAGCGGGCGTGGCGCGCGTACCTCGCCATGCAACAGGCTCTGGGCCGCCACCTGCACCAACATCTGCAACGCGAATTCGAGCTGTCCGACTCGGACTTCGAGATCCTGGTCAACCTGTCGGAGGCCGACGGCGAGCGCATGCGTCCCGTCGACCTCGGGGCAGCCACCCAGTGGGAGAAGAGCCGGTTGTCGCACCACCTGAGCAGGATGGAGGCGCGCGGACTGATCCGCCGGGAGCCGGGCGGCGGGCGCTATCCGGTGGTCGCCTTGACCGAGGGCGGCCGCGCCGCGCTGGCGGCCGGTGCCCCGGCCAACGCGGCCAGGGTGCGTGAGCTGTTCATCGACGTGGTGGGTGCCGACCGCCTCGAGGTGCTGCGTGGCATCGCCGACGACGTCGTCGCGGCCGTCGAGGCGCATCGACGCACCGACTGCACATTGGGGTGA
- a CDS encoding NmrA/HSCARG family protein, with translation MTEQKIIAVVGATGAQGGGMARALLDDGEFAVRALTRDPKSAKAAALSDAGAEVVAADLDDEASLDAAFAGIHGAFVVTNYWAPLPPDAQRSRAQRELAQARAAARALERAGAHHIVWSTLEDTRGQFADDAAIPDVEGYKVPHFDAKADADAFFATIPTTYLRTTLFFENFANAFPPRRGDDGALTLALPMADQPLAGMAVDDIGRTALGVFKRSDLIGQTVSIAGDILTGDGYAAALTDALGEPVTYRPVPFDDFRAQGFPSAVEMGNMFQYYAESSAAFTGARDLDRVGELNPRLQTFRDWLAGHRDEIEPR, from the coding sequence ATGACGGAGCAGAAGATCATCGCGGTCGTCGGCGCCACCGGAGCGCAGGGCGGAGGTATGGCCCGCGCGCTGCTCGACGACGGCGAGTTCGCCGTCCGCGCACTGACCCGCGACCCGAAGTCGGCGAAGGCGGCGGCGCTGTCCGACGCCGGCGCCGAGGTCGTGGCGGCCGACCTCGACGACGAGGCCAGCCTCGACGCGGCGTTCGCCGGCATCCACGGCGCCTTCGTCGTCACCAACTACTGGGCGCCACTGCCACCGGACGCGCAGCGGTCACGGGCGCAGCGTGAACTCGCGCAGGCCCGGGCCGCGGCGCGGGCCCTCGAACGCGCAGGCGCACACCACATCGTCTGGTCCACGCTGGAGGACACCCGCGGCCAGTTCGCCGACGATGCCGCCATACCGGACGTCGAGGGTTACAAGGTCCCGCACTTCGACGCCAAGGCCGACGCGGATGCGTTCTTCGCGACGATCCCGACCACCTACCTGCGCACCACGCTGTTCTTCGAGAACTTCGCGAACGCGTTCCCGCCGAGGCGCGGCGACGACGGCGCCCTGACGCTGGCACTGCCGATGGCCGATCAACCGCTTGCGGGTATGGCGGTCGACGACATCGGACGCACGGCACTGGGCGTGTTCAAGCGCAGCGACCTGATCGGACAGACCGTCAGCATCGCCGGCGACATCCTGACCGGGGACGGCTACGCCGCGGCCCTGACCGACGCGCTGGGTGAGCCGGTGACCTACCGGCCGGTGCCGTTCGACGACTTCCGCGCGCAGGGGTTCCCGTCGGCGGTGGAGATGGGCAACATGTTCCAGTACTACGCCGAAAGCTCCGCGGCGTTCACCGGCGCGCGCGATCTGGACCGGGTGGGAGAACTCAACCCGCGGCTGCAGACCTTCCGCGACTGGCTGGCCGGTCACCGCGACGAGATCGAGCCCCGCTGA
- a CDS encoding MarR family winged helix-turn-helix transcriptional regulator translates to MTQGPDEHDPIALARTNWESAGWGEVADGMVAVTSVMRAHQILLARVENALRPYDLSFSRFELLRLLAFSRSGALPITKASDRLQVHVTSVTHAIRRLEAGGLVERIPHPTDGRTTLVRITELGRSTVEDATVTLNNEVFADIGMSADESRALAASIETLRRHAGDF, encoded by the coding sequence GTGACCCAAGGGCCTGACGAGCACGACCCGATCGCCCTGGCCCGTACGAACTGGGAATCCGCGGGCTGGGGCGAGGTCGCCGACGGGATGGTCGCCGTCACCTCCGTGATGCGGGCCCACCAGATCCTGCTCGCGCGCGTCGAGAACGCCTTGCGCCCCTACGATCTGAGCTTCTCCCGATTCGAGTTGCTGCGGCTGCTGGCGTTCAGTCGCTCCGGCGCGCTGCCGATCACCAAGGCCTCCGACCGGTTGCAGGTCCACGTCACCAGCGTCACGCACGCCATCCGGCGGCTGGAGGCCGGCGGTCTGGTGGAGCGCATCCCGCACCCGACCGACGGCCGCACCACGCTCGTGCGGATCACCGAACTCGGCCGCTCGACCGTCGAGGACGCCACCGTGACGCTCAACAACGAGGTGTTCGCCGACATCGGGATGTCCGCCGACGAGTCGCGGGCGCTGGCCGCCTCGATCGAGACACTGCGCCGCCACGCCGGCGACTTCTAG
- a CDS encoding anti-sigma factor family protein: MIEALGDPYLQWDAAYVLGSLSSADRREFEAHMQTCDRCRAAVAELSGIPALLSMLDADEVDGQLDGDEPEPPPLRPEVLDSVLDKVKWRRRRSRWMTSAAVGLAAAVLAVGLVIAIRPGAVGMQNGTPEVTAATYEMTKLAPTPFNATVSLSDFGWGTRIDMACTYGQWSGGGPAAPPSRLGMVVVGRDGTRSEIATWLGLSGATALPSGNTTLHRDDIAAVQLVSADTREVLLEKTL; the protein is encoded by the coding sequence ATGATCGAAGCTCTGGGCGATCCCTATCTGCAATGGGACGCCGCCTACGTGCTTGGCTCGTTGTCCAGCGCCGATCGGCGCGAGTTCGAGGCGCACATGCAGACCTGCGACCGGTGTCGGGCGGCCGTCGCCGAGCTCAGCGGCATACCCGCACTGCTCTCGATGCTCGACGCCGACGAAGTCGACGGTCAACTGGACGGCGACGAGCCCGAACCGCCGCCGCTGCGGCCCGAGGTGCTGGATTCGGTACTCGACAAGGTCAAATGGCGCAGGCGCCGGTCGCGGTGGATGACGTCGGCGGCGGTGGGATTGGCGGCCGCGGTGCTCGCGGTCGGGCTGGTCATCGCGATCCGTCCGGGCGCCGTCGGAATGCAGAACGGCACGCCGGAGGTGACCGCGGCGACCTACGAGATGACCAAGCTCGCGCCGACACCGTTCAACGCGACCGTGAGCCTGTCCGATTTCGGTTGGGGCACCCGTATCGACATGGCCTGCACGTACGGCCAATGGTCCGGCGGCGGGCCCGCCGCGCCGCCGAGCCGGCTGGGCATGGTGGTGGTCGGCCGCGACGGCACCCGCTCGGAGATCGCGACGTGGCTGGGACTGTCCGGCGCGACGGCCCTGCCGAGCGGCAACACCACGCTGCACCGCGACGACATCGCTGCGGTGCAACTGGTCTCGGCCGACACCCGCGAGGTGCTGCTCGAGAAGACGCTGTGA
- a CDS encoding sigma-70 family RNA polymerase sigma factor — MDDPEATMMRVLYDEHADALWRYALQLTGDAATAEDVVQETLLRAWRHRPNGSARAWLFTVARNLVIDERRSARYRREAGTPDVETVAQPSEPDKVDSALDRMLIGSALAQLSEDHRAVVRRAYYQGWTTGQIAAELEIPEGTVKSRLHYAVRALRLNLQEMGVTR; from the coding sequence ATGGACGATCCGGAAGCCACGATGATGCGCGTGCTCTACGACGAGCACGCCGATGCATTGTGGCGGTACGCGCTCCAACTGACCGGTGACGCCGCCACCGCCGAGGATGTCGTCCAGGAGACGCTGCTGCGGGCATGGCGGCACCGGCCGAACGGGTCGGCGCGGGCCTGGTTGTTCACCGTGGCCCGCAATCTGGTGATCGACGAGCGGCGCAGCGCGCGCTACCGCCGCGAGGCCGGGACCCCGGACGTCGAAACCGTGGCGCAGCCCAGCGAACCGGACAAGGTGGACTCCGCGCTGGACCGGATGCTCATCGGCTCGGCGCTCGCACAGTTGTCCGAGGACCACCGGGCGGTCGTCCGGCGCGCGTACTACCAGGGGTGGACGACGGGGCAGATCGCGGCCGAACTCGAGATCCCGGAGGGGACCGTGAAGTCCCGGCTGCACTACGCCGTGCGGGCGTTGCGACTGAACCTGCAGGAGATGGGGGTGACGCGATGA
- the map gene encoding type I methionyl aminopeptidase has protein sequence MAGLRLRKEKVVAQRTTAELDAMAAAGALVAAALTAVREAAVPGVSTKELDAIAEAVIRDGGGIPSFLGYHGFPASICSSVNDRVVHGIPSATETLASGDLVSIDCGAILDGWHGDSAITFGVGPLIPVDEALSAATRESMEAGIAAMVPGNRLTDVSHAIEKGTRAAEARYQRGFGIVDGYGGHGIGRQMHMDPFLPNEGAPGRGPRLAPGSVLAIEPMLTLGTTKTKVLDDEWTVVTSDGSRAAHWEHTVAVTEDGPRILTLPAD, from the coding sequence GTGGCCGGGCTGAGGCTGCGCAAGGAGAAGGTCGTCGCGCAACGCACCACCGCGGAGCTCGACGCGATGGCCGCCGCCGGCGCGCTGGTCGCAGCGGCGCTGACCGCGGTGCGCGAAGCGGCCGTACCCGGCGTGAGCACCAAAGAACTCGACGCGATCGCCGAAGCCGTCATCCGCGACGGCGGCGGCATCCCGTCGTTCCTCGGCTACCACGGTTTTCCCGCCAGCATCTGCTCCTCGGTCAACGACCGGGTCGTCCACGGCATCCCGTCGGCCACCGAGACGCTGGCCTCCGGTGACCTGGTGTCCATCGACTGCGGCGCCATCCTCGACGGCTGGCACGGCGACTCGGCGATCACCTTCGGGGTCGGCCCGCTCATCCCGGTCGACGAGGCGCTCTCCGCGGCCACCCGCGAGTCCATGGAGGCGGGTATCGCCGCGATGGTGCCCGGTAACCGGCTGACCGACGTCTCCCACGCCATCGAGAAGGGCACCCGCGCCGCCGAGGCGCGCTACCAGCGGGGCTTCGGCATCGTCGACGGCTACGGCGGCCACGGCATCGGCAGGCAGATGCACATGGACCCGTTCCTGCCCAACGAGGGCGCCCCCGGCCGCGGTCCGCGCCTGGCCCCCGGTTCCGTGCTGGCGATCGAGCCCATGCTCACGCTCGGCACCACGAAGACCAAGGTGCTCGACGACGAGTGGACGGTCGTCACCTCCGACGGCTCCCGCGCGGCACACTGGGAGCACACCGTGGCGGTCACCGAGGACGGGCCCCGCATCCTCACGCTGCCCGCGGACTGA
- a CDS encoding adenylate kinase: MRIVLLGPPGAGKGTQAAKLADKLGVPHISTGDLFRDNITNETELGVEAKRYLDAGDLVPSSLTNALVEDRIDQDDAKNGFILDGYPRSVEQAEALGDMLAARNLSLDAVIEFRVSEDELLSRLKGRGRADDTEEVILNRMKVYRDETAPLLDHYRAELKTVDAVGSLDEVFARALQALGR; encoded by the coding sequence TTGAGAATCGTTCTACTCGGACCGCCGGGTGCGGGCAAGGGCACGCAGGCGGCGAAGCTGGCCGACAAGCTGGGCGTCCCGCACATCTCCACCGGCGATCTGTTCCGCGACAACATCACCAACGAGACCGAACTCGGGGTGGAGGCCAAGCGCTACCTCGACGCCGGTGACCTCGTCCCGAGCTCCCTCACCAACGCGCTGGTCGAGGACCGCATCGACCAGGACGACGCGAAGAACGGCTTCATCCTCGACGGCTACCCCCGCTCGGTCGAACAGGCCGAGGCGCTCGGCGACATGCTCGCGGCCCGCAACCTGTCGCTCGACGCGGTGATCGAATTCCGCGTCTCCGAGGACGAGCTGCTCTCCCGGCTCAAGGGCCGCGGTCGCGCCGACGACACCGAAGAGGTCATCCTCAACCGGATGAAGGTCTACCGCGACGAGACGGCGCCGCTGCTCGACCACTACCGCGCCGAACTCAAGACGGTCGACGCCGTCGGGTCTCTGGACGAGGTGTTCGCCCGGGCGCTGCAGGCGCTGGGTCGGTGA
- the secY gene encoding preprotein translocase subunit SecY — protein MLSAFISSLRTADLRRKILFTLGVVLLYRVGASLPSPGVNYPNVQECIAQVSGGESGQIYSLINLFSGGALLQLSVFAVGVMPYITASIIVQLLTVVIPRFEQLRKEGQAGQSKMTQYTRYLAVALAVLQSTSIVALAANGGLLQGCALDIIEDQAIFSLLVIVLVMTAGASLVMWMGELVTERGIGNGMSLIIFASIAAAMPGEGKSILDSRGGMVFAAVCAGALIIIIGVVFVEQGQRRIPVQYAKRMVGRRMYGGTSTYLPLKVNQAGVIPVIFASSLIYIPHLVTQLIQSGSSNPGTGWWERFVAEYLTDPSSPWYIGIYFALIIFFTYFYVSITFNPDERADEMKKFGGFIPGIRPGKPTADYLRYVLSRITLPGSIYLGLIAVLPNLFANVGSSGPVQNLPFGGVGVLIMIGVGLDTVKQIESQLMQRNYEGFLK, from the coding sequence GTGCTTTCGGCTTTCATCTCGTCGCTGCGGACGGCTGACCTGAGGCGCAAGATCCTGTTCACGCTGGGTGTGGTCCTGCTCTATCGGGTCGGCGCCTCGTTGCCGTCCCCCGGGGTCAACTACCCGAACGTGCAGGAGTGCATCGCGCAGGTCAGTGGCGGTGAATCGGGTCAGATCTATTCGCTGATCAACCTGTTCTCCGGTGGTGCGCTGCTCCAGCTGTCGGTGTTCGCGGTGGGCGTCATGCCCTACATCACCGCGAGCATCATCGTGCAGCTGTTGACCGTGGTGATCCCGCGGTTCGAGCAGCTGCGCAAGGAGGGCCAGGCCGGTCAGTCGAAGATGACGCAGTACACGCGTTATCTGGCGGTCGCGCTGGCGGTCCTGCAGTCCACCAGCATCGTCGCGCTGGCCGCCAACGGCGGTCTGCTGCAGGGCTGCGCGCTCGACATCATCGAGGATCAGGCGATCTTCTCGCTGCTGGTCATCGTGCTGGTCATGACGGCGGGCGCCAGCCTGGTCATGTGGATGGGTGAGCTGGTCACCGAACGCGGTATCGGCAACGGTATGTCGCTGATCATCTTCGCCAGCATCGCGGCGGCCATGCCGGGTGAGGGCAAGTCGATCCTGGACAGCCGCGGCGGCATGGTGTTCGCCGCCGTCTGCGCGGGCGCGCTGATCATCATCATCGGCGTCGTCTTCGTCGAGCAGGGCCAGCGCCGCATCCCGGTGCAGTACGCCAAGCGCATGGTCGGGCGCCGGATGTACGGCGGCACGTCGACCTACCTGCCGTTGAAGGTCAACCAGGCCGGCGTCATCCCCGTCATCTTCGCCTCGTCGCTGATCTACATCCCGCACCTGGTCACCCAGTTGATCCAGAGCGGCAGTTCCAATCCAGGCACCGGGTGGTGGGAACGTTTCGTCGCGGAGTACCTGACCGACCCGAGCAGCCCCTGGTACATCGGGATCTACTTCGCGCTGATCATCTTCTTCACCTACTTCTACGTGTCCATCACGTTCAACCCGGACGAGCGGGCCGACGAGATGAAGAAGTTCGGCGGCTTCATCCCCGGTATCCGCCCCGGCAAGCCGACCGCCGACTACCTCCGTTACGTGCTGAGCCGGATCACGCTGCCCGGCTCGATCTACCTGGGCTTGATCGCCGTGCTGCCCAACCTGTTCGCCAACGTCGGCAGCAGCGGCCCCGTGCAGAACCTCCCCTTCGGCGGCGTCGGGGTGCTGATCATGATCGGCGTGGGTCTGGACACCGTGAAACAGATCGAAAGCCAGCTCATGCAGCGCAACTACGAGGGCTTTTTGAAGTGA
- a CDS encoding class I SAM-dependent methyltransferase, producing the protein MARTDNDTWDLASSVGATATMVAAARAVATRAPDAVIDDPFAEPLVRAVGVDFFTRLATGDLTPTDLDPDATGGAGNMDRFADGMAARTRFFDDFFSDAADAGVRQAVILASGLDSRAYRLPWPAGTVVFEIDQPGVITFKSDTLARLGAKPTADHRTVPVDLRDDWIGALEAAGFDRTEPSAWIAEGLFGYLPPEAQDRLLDQITELSPPGSRLAVEGVVSSPDADDEQIRERMQAVRDQWRQFGFDLDFSELVYTGERAEVAAYLGERGWRTDSITATALLEKCGLQSAEDSSANFADVRYVTAVK; encoded by the coding sequence ATGGCACGTACCGACAACGACACGTGGGATCTGGCGTCCAGCGTCGGCGCCACCGCCACCATGGTCGCCGCGGCCCGGGCCGTGGCCACCCGAGCGCCCGACGCGGTCATCGACGATCCGTTCGCCGAACCCCTGGTCCGCGCGGTGGGTGTCGACTTCTTCACGCGGCTCGCCACCGGGGACCTCACGCCGACCGACCTCGACCCGGACGCCACCGGCGGCGCGGGCAACATGGACCGCTTCGCCGACGGGATGGCCGCGCGCACCCGTTTCTTCGACGACTTCTTCTCCGACGCCGCCGACGCCGGGGTGCGTCAGGCGGTCATCCTCGCCTCCGGGTTGGACTCGCGCGCCTACCGGCTGCCGTGGCCCGCGGGCACCGTCGTCTTCGAGATCGACCAGCCCGGCGTCATCACCTTCAAGAGCGACACCCTCGCCCGGCTCGGCGCGAAGCCGACCGCCGACCACCGGACGGTTCCGGTGGACCTGCGCGACGACTGGATCGGGGCGCTGGAGGCCGCCGGATTCGACCGCACCGAACCGTCGGCGTGGATCGCCGAGGGGCTGTTCGGCTACCTGCCGCCCGAGGCGCAGGACCGGCTGCTCGATCAGATCACCGAACTCAGCCCGCCGGGGAGCCGGCTGGCCGTCGAGGGCGTGGTGAGCTCTCCCGACGCCGACGATGAGCAGATCCGCGAGCGGATGCAGGCGGTCCGTGACCAGTGGCGTCAGTTCGGGTTCGACCTCGACTTCTCCGAGTTGGTCTACACCGGTGAACGCGCCGAGGTGGCGGCCTACCTCGGCGAACGCGGCTGGCGGACCGACAGCATCACCGCCACGGCCCTGCTGGAGAAGTGCGGGCTCCAGTCGGCCGAGGACTCCAGCGCCAACTTCGCCGACGTCCGTTACGTGACCGCGGTCAAGTAG
- a CDS encoding SAM-dependent methyltransferase: MARSDEDSWDLASSVGATATMVAAARAVASRGPEALIDDPYADALVRAVGVEYFVKLLDGEITLEADNAAMLAVMTDVMAVRTRFFDDFFLSSGLPQAVILASGLDARAYRLPWPSGSVVYEIDQPEVIEFKTRTLADLGASPAAELRTVAIDLRDDWPRALRDRGFDPTAPTAWIAEGLLIYLPPDAQDRLFDNITALSAPGSRLATEFHPDAGARIGASSQRMAEEWRRHGLDLDMADLFYDGERNPVVDYLRERGWEVEARSRPDMFAHYGRPFPTGEAVEALRQSLAVTATRR, translated from the coding sequence ATGGCACGCAGCGACGAGGACAGCTGGGACCTGGCCTCCAGTGTCGGGGCCACCGCGACGATGGTCGCCGCGGCGCGCGCGGTGGCGAGCCGAGGGCCCGAGGCCCTGATCGACGATCCTTACGCCGATGCGCTCGTCCGTGCGGTCGGGGTGGAGTACTTCGTCAAACTCCTCGACGGGGAGATCACGCTCGAGGCGGACAACGCCGCGATGCTGGCGGTGATGACCGATGTCATGGCGGTGCGCACCCGGTTCTTCGACGACTTCTTCCTGTCCTCCGGTCTGCCGCAGGCGGTGATCCTCGCGTCGGGTCTCGACGCCCGCGCCTACCGGTTGCCGTGGCCGTCCGGGTCGGTGGTCTACGAGATCGACCAGCCCGAGGTGATCGAGTTCAAGACCCGCACGCTCGCCGACCTCGGCGCCTCCCCCGCCGCCGAACTGCGCACCGTCGCGATCGACCTGCGCGACGACTGGCCACGCGCGCTGCGCGACCGGGGGTTCGACCCGACCGCCCCAACGGCCTGGATCGCCGAGGGGCTGCTGATCTATCTGCCGCCCGACGCGCAGGACCGGCTGTTCGACAACATCACGGCGTTGTCGGCGCCGGGCAGCCGGTTGGCCACCGAGTTCCACCCGGATGCGGGCGCGCGGATCGGCGCGAGCTCGCAGCGGATGGCCGAGGAGTGGCGCCGCCACGGCCTCGACCTCGACATGGCCGACCTGTTCTACGACGGTGAACGCAACCCGGTGGTCGACTATCTGCGCGAACGAGGCTGGGAGGTCGAGGCGCGCAGCCGACCGGACATGTTCGCCCACTACGGGCGGCCGTTCCCCACCGGCGAGGCAGTCGAGGCGCTGCGCCAGTCGCTCGCCGTGACCGCAACCAGAAGGTAG